A single region of the Photobacterium sanguinicancri genome encodes:
- a CDS encoding PTS lactose/cellobiose transporter subunit IIA, which yields MDMVIHSSEDISEEFLMTLLCQVGEARAACMEAMVVARQGDHLKAQSLLKESDKALVAVHKTQTSLIGFDEGAGKVKMTLILTHIQDHIMTTMLCRDLAEEMVAIQHKLTQLEVQRNESYAEANI from the coding sequence ATGGACATGGTTATTCACAGTAGTGAGGATATTTCAGAAGAGTTTCTAATGACCTTACTGTGCCAAGTTGGAGAAGCGCGTGCGGCATGTATGGAAGCGATGGTCGTAGCCCGGCAGGGTGATCATCTGAAAGCGCAGTCTTTGCTTAAAGAAAGCGATAAAGCACTCGTTGCGGTTCATAAAACACAAACGTCTTTGATCGGCTTTGATGAAGGGGCTGGAAAAGTCAAAATGACCTTAATTTTGACCCATATTCAAGATCATATTATGACCACCATGCTTTGCCGAGACTTAGCCGAAGAGATGGTAGCTATTCAACATAAATTAACGCAATTAGAAGTTCAAAGGAATGAAAGCTATGCAGAAGCGAATATTTGA
- a CDS encoding DUF7916 family protein, whose amino-acid sequence MQKRIFDYTAHDFKTASRQQLVDSIRNSEGRTVMVENVVAITPPIDMVSGAEIAAAFGADMITLNCLDVTKPAIKVLTETPDEVMTVQQVKAATGRLIGCNLEPVPSDVTHVDIGRTVTKETVEHAIEIGLDYVMLTGNPGNAVTQETILEAIALVRSVSKDIIIIAGKMHAGGVGNDYNLSIVSQFAEAGADVMMFPAPYTTPGVSAELAKSMMDAVRESGMLGMLAIGTSQEGASQTYIEQVAMACKAAGADIVHIGDGGYSGIAPPENIMQLGLTLRGRRHQYKRMANRR is encoded by the coding sequence ATGCAGAAGCGAATATTTGATTATACAGCGCATGATTTTAAAACAGCATCTCGCCAGCAATTGGTTGATAGTATTAGAAATTCGGAAGGCCGTACCGTTATGGTAGAGAATGTTGTCGCGATAACGCCTCCGATTGACATGGTATCAGGCGCTGAAATAGCGGCAGCCTTTGGCGCAGATATGATCACACTTAACTGCCTTGATGTGACCAAGCCTGCGATAAAAGTGTTAACTGAAACACCAGATGAAGTCATGACGGTTCAGCAGGTTAAAGCCGCAACAGGGCGTTTAATTGGTTGTAACTTAGAGCCAGTACCAAGTGATGTAACGCATGTTGATATTGGTCGAACAGTAACAAAAGAAACGGTAGAGCATGCGATTGAAATTGGGCTTGATTATGTAATGCTTACTGGCAACCCGGGTAATGCTGTTACACAAGAAACCATACTCGAAGCGATTGCATTAGTACGTAGCGTCTCGAAGGATATCATCATCATTGCAGGTAAAATGCATGCGGGGGGAGTAGGGAATGATTATAACTTAAGTATTGTTAGCCAGTTTGCAGAGGCGGGCGCTGATGTCATGATGTTCCCAGCCCCTTATACAACCCCAGGAGTAAGCGCCGAACTGGCAAAAAGCATGATGGATGCTGTACGTGAAAGTGGCATGTTAGGCATGCTTGCAATTGGTACTTCACAGGAAGGTGCATCGCAAACCTATATCGAGCAAGTCGCCATGGCGTGTAAAGCCGCTGGCGCTGATATTGTTCATATAGGAGATGGTGGTTACAGCGGCATTGCACCACCAGAAAATATCATGCAATTAGGATTAACGCTTCGCGGTCGTCGTCATCAATATAAAAGAATGGCGAATCGACGTTAA